Below is a genomic region from Gillisia sp. Hel_I_86.
TTGTTTTCTCTACACATGAAAGCGACAATGATGAAGGTGTCCGATCCCATAATTTTTGGTCATGCTGTACGTACCTTTTTTAAAGATCTTTTTGAAAAGTATAACGAAACTTTTGATGAAATTGGAGTAAATGCAAATAGTGGATTGGGAGATTTATTAAATGCACTTTCAGATTTATCAGAAAACAAAAGAGAAGAAATAGAAGCTGACCTAAAGGAAGGTTTTAAAAACGGTCCTTCCCTTGCCATGGTAAATTCAGATAAAGGAATTACCAACCTGCATGTGCCAAGTGATGTGATTATTGATGCTTCTATGCCTGCAATGATCAGGACTTCCGGTAAAATGTGGAATTCCAAAGGAGCATTGCAGGACACAAAAGCTGTGATTCCAGATAGTAGCTATGCTGGAATATACCAAGCAACTATAGATTTTTGCAAGAAAAATGGCGCTTTCGATCCTACCACCATGGGAACAGTCCCTAACGTTGGTCTTATGGCTCAAAAGGCCGAAGAATATGGTTCTCACGATAAAACCTTCGAAATTCCTTCAAATGGAACCGTAAAAGTAAAAAACTCCAAAGGCGAAGTAATTATTGAGCATAGCGTAGAAGAAGGTGATATATGGAGAATGTGCCAAGTTAAAGATGCTCCAATCCGAGATTGGGTAAAATTAGCTGTCTCCAGGGCAAAATCTTCTGGGATGCCTGCTATTTTCTGGTTAGATAAAAATAGAAGCCATGATGCCGAAGTAATTAAAAAAGTTAAAAAATATTTAACTGAAGCAACTACTGAAGGGCTTGACATTCAAATAATGGCACCGTTTGAAGCAACTAACTATACACTAAAAAGGGTAAAAGAAGGGAAAGACACTATTTCGGTAAGTGGAAATGTACTTAGGGATTACCTAACAGATCTTTTTCCAATTTTAGAATTAGGAACAAGCGCAAAAATGCTATCTATCGTTCCCCTTATGAATGGTGGTGGTTTATTTGAAACTGGCGCAGGAGGATCTGCACCTAAGCACATCCAACAATTCTTGGAAGAAGGGCATTTACGCTGGGATTCCTTAGGTGAATTTTTAGCTCTTGCTGTCTCTTTGGAACATTTAGGCGAAAAATTCGATAATAAAAAGGCTTTGATCCTTTCCGAAACTTTAGATGAAGCCACCGAAGAATTTTTACGCAATGATAAGTCTCCTTCAAGAAAAGTAAACGAATTGGACAATAGAGGGAGCCACTTTTATTTAGCACTGTATTGGGCTCAAGGTCTGGCGGCACAAAATAAGGATCAAAGTTTAAAGGTTGAATTTTCCAAGATTGCGGAGAAATTAGCAATTAATGAAACAAAAATTCTACAAGACCTTATAAATGCTCAAGGCAAGAAAGTAGATATTGATGGCTATTATTATCCCAATGAAGATCTTACAGCAAATGCAATGCGCCCAAGTGAAACATTGAATAATATTCTGCAGAACTAGGAAGGGAAAATGATTTCAAATAAATAGCCCTGATCAATATGATTAGGGCTTTTGGCTTCTTAAAGAACTAGTTTCAATCGAGTTAAACAGCTTTAAATTATTTCCTAAGATCCATGATCTATTCAAAAAAATAGTATTACAAAACCTATATTTACCAAAAAAAGTTGAAAAAATTATTTTCTGCAATTTTTATATTCTCGTTTTTCTTTCTTCAAGCTCAAGAGACCTTTACCATCAATGGTGTAATAAAAGATGTTTCTAGCAATGAAACCCTCTACGGGGTGAATATTCTGGTATCCAATTTAAATTCTGGTGTTGTTACCAATGAGTATGGTTTTTATTCGATAAAATTACCGCCCGGCACTCATACATTAACAATCACTTACTTAGGTTTTAAAAATGAGCAAGTTGTGCTTACTATTACAGAGAATGCTACCTATAATTTTTCATTGACGGAAACTTCAGAAACCTTGGAAGAAGTTGTTATCATTGAGGACTCAGAAAGGCTTAATATTAGAAGTGCAGAAATGAGTGTTAATAAATTGGGTATTAACACCATCCAAAAGTTACCAGTGGTTTTTGGAGAAGTAGATGTAATTAAGTCCCTTTTATTGCTTCCTGGAGTATCCAATGCAGGGGAAGGCTCTTCAGGTTTCAATGTTCGCGGTGGAGCTGTAGATCAGAATCTAATATTGCTGGATGAAGCTACTATTTATAATTCCTCTCATTTATTCGGGTTGTTTTCTGTTTTCAATCCAGATGCGATCAAGAATTTAAAATTATACAAAGGCGGAATTCCATCAAAATATGGTGGGAGGGTTTCATCTGTTTTAGAAATTTTTCAGAAAGACGGAAATAGTAAAGAATTTAAAGCGAATGGCGGAATTGGAGTTATCTCCAGTAGGGTATTAGCCGAAGGGCCTATTATTAAGGATAAAGGTTCGTTTTTAATAGGGGGAAGAAGCTCTTATGCCCATTTATTCTTAAAATTATCAGACAACCAGAATTCGGCATATTTTTACGATCTAAACACAAAATTGAGCTATAGGCTGGATAACAACAATACGATATTGTTTTCTGGTTATTTCGGAAGGGATGTTTTCAATATAAATGAGAGTTTTAAAAACACCTACGGTAATGCCGTATTTAACTTAAGGTGGAACCATGTACTTACAGATAATATTTTCACAAACCTTTCCCTTATTTATAGCGACTACTATTATGGCCTTACGCTGGATTTTGTTGAATTTAACTGGAATAGCGGTATAAAAAACCTAAATATCAAGTACGGTTTCGATCAATATATAAACGATGATTTCAGTTTGGATTATGGAATGCAGAACACGTATTATGAATTCAACCCTGGAGAAATAGAGCCCAGCACTCCCACTTCTGGAATAATCGACTATAAATTAACCAAAAAATATGCGTTTGAAAGTGCTTTATATATATCGGCCAAGCATGAAATAAGCGAAAATTTATCTGCTGAATATGGACTGCGTTTTAGCAATTTTTTTAGATTAGGACAATCAGAACTCAATTTATATGAGAATAATGAAGCTGTAGTATTTAATAATGATTTTAAGATTTATGAAAAAGCAGATCCTATTGGTACAAAAACACTAGAAAAATCTAAAGTAGAGAAGTATTTTTGGGCATTGGAGCCACGTGCATCTTTGGCATACAGTTTTAATAACGATCAATCTGTAAAATTAAGCTATAACAGGATGATTCAATATTTGCATCTCATAACTAACACAAGTTCCCCCACGCCCTTGGACATTTGGTCGCCAAGTGGTAAATATATAGATCCGCAAGTATTAGATCAATTCTCCGTTGGATATTTTCAAAATTTAAAAAATAACAACTATTCTTTAGAAGTTGAAAGCTTTTATAAATACATAAAGAACCGAGTTAATTATATAGATGGTGCTAATTTAATTGCCAACAATGCCATAGAGCAAGTAATCTTGCCGGGAAAAGCCAGAGCCTATGGATTGGAACTTTTATTAAGAAAAAACAAAGGAAGACTTACTGGCTGGGTAGCTTATACCTTATCTCGATCTGAACAAAAAACACCCGGCAGAACAGAAATGGAAAATGGAATTAACAATGGGAACTGGTATAATACTGCCTATGACAAAACTCATGATATTTCAGTAACTTCTAGTTATCAACTAAACAATACTTGGGAATTAAGTTCAAATTTTAGCTATCAAACTGGCTTACCTACCACATTTCCAACAGGGCAATATAGATTTGAAGGTTTTGTCATTCCCGTTTACGCTCCCAGAAATAGTGAGCGCCTACCCGCATACCATAGATTGGATATAGCTGCAACATATACCCCAACTAAAAATAAAGGCCGAAAATATCAATCATCTTGGAATTTTGGGATCTATAACATATATGCTAGAAAAAACGCAGTGTCGTTAAGTTTTAGAAATAACGATGATACTGGGCAAAATGAAGCAGTACGATTGTCACTATTTGGTATCATACCATCTGTGACCTATAATTTCAAATTTTAATTATGAGAGCACTATTAAATATGGGATTTTTCTTGATGCTTTTAATTCTGTCTTCCTGTGAAGAAGTTGTGGAAGTAGATCTCCAAGAATCGGAACCAAAGCTGGTAGTAGAAGCTTCTATTATATGGGAAAAGGAATCGCTAGGAAATAATCAGTACATCATTTTAAGTAGTACTACCTCATTTTATAATTCTGAAAATCCTCCAGCAGAAGGTGCTAATGTCATAATTAATTCCGCTACAGAAGAAACCTATCAGTTTACTGAAATCTCTCCTGGCATATATGAAAATACAAATTTCAAGCCCGAATTATATAAATCGTATACACTATCTATTAATTACAAAAATGAATTTTATACAGCCAGCGAAAAAATGATCCCCGTGGTAGATTTGGAAAATATAGAACAAACAAGTAATGGAGGATTTAACGGAAATGATATTGAATTGAAAGCTTATTATTCAGATCCTTCAGAAATCAAAAATTACTACCTCTTGAAATTTTTTTTTGAAAATACTTCCCTTCAAATTTACAATGATGAGTTTACGAACGGAAATAGAACTTTTGCCTATTTTTCTGATGAAGATTTAAAATCCGGGGATCAGGTAAATTTTGAAATACAAGGGGTCTCAGAGAGATTTTATGAATATCTTTATATACTGAGTTCGCAAGCTGGAGAAAATAATGGCGGACCATTCCAAACTCAGCCAACAACAGTGAGAGGAAATATAGTAAACACCACGACCCCTGAAAATTTTGCTTTCGGTTATTTTAGATTATCTCAATCTGATACACTAACATACCTAGTTGAGTGATATCATACCTCATTTTGCAATCTATGAAACATACTAATAGAGAATTACTTGGCAAAGGCCTTAAATATTTAGCAGGAGCACTTCCCTTAACGCTTTTAGGACCTGTTGTGCTTTATTCCGCTTTTCATAATAAGGAACATCCGTACTATATTTTTGTTCTGATATTTGGGCTTCTTGCTCTGGTAGGCGCCATTATATTGATGTTTTCAGGAATTAAAACAATTATGAAAGCTCTTTTTGATTAAACATAATCGTTAGTAGAATAAATTTTCATTGTCTTAATCCCTACAATTATTCCATAATTTTATTTTGTTTTTATTGCGCTACGCGGTGGCCCGGCTGCGGTCCCTGGCCGGGAGGGCCCCTTAAAAACACACTTTTCGGGACGTGGTACGATTTACTTTATATTTGAAGTCCCCACAAAACAAAAAAACCCCTCCATCGGGTGATGAAGGGGCTTTCAAAAAAAAGGCGGCGACATACTCTCCCACAAAAATGCAGTACCATCTGCGCTAACGGGCTTAACTTCTCTGTTCGGAATGGGAAGAGGTGAGCCCCGTTGCCATAGCCACCTTAAATTATAAGTGATCAGTGAGGGGCAAGGGGTGATCAGAAAAAACCTGTTCACGCTTCACAATTCACAATTCACTTCACGCCAAGGCGTGATAATAAGATCAACATATGGGAAACAAACAATAGAAGAATACCAGTTCGAACGATCAATGGCAAATTGGATAGGTTTTTCGCCCTCCCTTCTTCCGAAGAAAAAGGGAGAACCGCACTAAGCTTTACGGATTATTAGTACCACTCGGCTATGACATTACTGCCTTTACACCTATGGCCTATCAACGTGGTGGTCTTCCACGGTCCTTTAAAGAAATCTCATCTTGTGGTGGGTTTCGCGCTTATATGCTTTCAGCGCTTATCCCTTCCGAACGTAGCTACCCAGCAATGCTCCTGGCGGAACAACTGGTGCACCAGAGGTTCGTCCAACTCGGTCCTCTCGTACTAGAGTCAGATCCACTCAAATTTCTAACGCCCACTGTAGATAGAGACCGAACTGTCTCACGACGTTCTGAACCCAGCTCGCGTGCCACTTTAATGGGCGAACAGCCCAACCCTTGGGACCTTCTCCAGCCCCAGGATGTGACGAGCCGACATCGAGGTGCCAAACCCCCCCGTCGATGTGAGCTCTTGGGGGAGATCAGCCTGTTATCCCCGGCGTACCTTTTATCCTTTGAGCGATGGCCCTTCCATGCGGAACCACCGGATCACTATGCCCTACTTTCGTACCTGATCGACCTGTATGTCTCTCAGTCAAGCTCCCTTATGCCATTGCACTCTGCGCACGGTTACCAAGCGTGCTGAGGGAACCTTTAGAAGCCTCCGTTACTCTTTTGGAGGCGACCACCCCAGTCAAACTACCCACCAAGCATTGTCCCCCGCAAAACGGGGTTAGGCTTCAAACAAGTAAAGGGTGGTATTTCAACAATGACTCCACCACACCTGGCGATGCAGCTTCAACGTCTCCCACCTATCCTACACATCACTTGTCCAAAGTCAATACTAAGCTATAGTAAAGGTGCACGGGGTCTTTTCGTCCCACAGCGGGTAATCGGCATCTTCACCGATACTACAATTTCACCGAGCTCATGGCTGAGACAGTGTCCAGATCGTTGCACCATTCGTGCAGGTCGGAACTTACCCGACAAGGAATTTCGCTACCTTAGGACCGTTATAGTTACGGCCGCCGTTTACTGGGGCTTCAATTCAATGCGTCGCCGAAGCTAACATCTCCTCTTAACCTTCCAGCACCGGGCAGGTGTCAGGCCCTATACATCATCTTTCGATTTGGCAGAGCCCTGTGTTTTTGATAAACAGTCGCCTGGACCTCTTCACTGCGGCCCCCGCAAGGCGGGGGCGACCCTTCTCCCGAAGTTACGGGTCGATTTTGCCTAGTTCCTTAGCCATGAATCTCTCGAGCACCTTAGAATTCTCATCCCAACTACCTGTGTCGGTTTACGGTACGGGCTGCCACCACTTGCTTTTCTTGGAAGTCGATTTGCTGGATTGTCACGCCGGCCGAAGCTTTTGTGTACTATTGCCGTGTTGCCACTGGCTTCAACGTACTATTCCGTCAGTACGCACCAACTTTTCGCCTCCGTCACGTTTAACGTGGGGCAGGTACAGAAATATTGATCTGTTGTCCATCCACTAACCCTTTCGGGGTCGCGTTAGGTCCCGACTAACCCTCAGCTGATTAGCATAGCTGAGGAAACCTTAGTCTTTCGGTGTGCGGGTTTCTCGCCCGCATTATCGTTACTTATGCCTACATTTTCTTTTGTAACCAATCCAGCATGCCTCACGGCACACCTTCAACTTTGTTACAATGCTCCCCTACCACTTACAATTCAAAAACTGTAAATCCATAGCTTCGGTAGTATATTTATGCCCGATTATTATCCATGCCGGACCGCTCGACTAGTGAGCTGTTACGCACTCTTTAAATGAATGGCTGCTTCCAAGCCAACATCCTAGCTGTCTGGGCAGTCCAACCGCGTTATTTCAACTTAATATACATTTGGGGACCTTAGCTGATGGTCTGGGTTCTTTCCCTCTCGGACATGGACCTTAGCACCCATGCCCTCACTGCTGACCAACATTTTATAGCATTCGGAGTTTGTCAGGAATTGGTAGGCGGTGAAGCCCCCGCATCCAATCAGTAGCTCTACCTCTATAAAACTTTAAATCAACGCTGCACCTAAATGCATTTCGGGGAGTACGAGCTATTTCCGAGTTTGATTGGCCTTTCACCCCTACCCTCAGGTCATCCCAAGACTTTTCAACGTCAACGGGTTCGGTCCTCCACTATGTGTTACCACAGCTTCAACCTGCCCAAGGGTAGATCACACGGTTTCGCGTCTACCACTACCAACTATACTAGCCCTATTAAGACTCGCTTTCGCTACGGCTCCACCTCTTAAAGGCTTAACCTTGCTGGCAACGGTAACTCGTAGGCTCATTATGCAAAAGGCACGCCGTCACCCCTAAGGGCTCCGACCGCTTGTAAGCGTATGGTTTCAGGATCTATTTCACTCCGTTATTCACGGTTCTTTTCACCTTTCCCTCACGGTACTGGTTCACTATCGGTCTCTCAGGAGTATTTAGCCTTAGCGGATGGTCCCGCCAAATTCATACAGGGTTTCACGTGCCCCGCACTACTCAGGATACCACTATGGTTCATGTTCATTACCTATACAGGGCTATCACCTTCTTTGGCCACCCTTTCCAAGGTGTTCTAATTCTGTTCACAACCAATCACGTGGTCCTACAACCCCACGCGCGCCGTAACGCACGTGGTTTGGGCTAATGCGCGTTCGCTCGCCGCTACTTGCGCAATCACTTTTGTTTTCTTCTCCTCCGGGTACTTAGATGTTTCAGTTCCCCGGGTTCGCCTTCCTTACGGAATACTATATCTTCAATATAGTGGGTTGCCCCATTCGGATACCTGCGGATCGATTTGTATGTGCCAATCCCCGCAGCTTTTCGCAGCTTATCGCGTCCTTCTTCGCCTCTGAGAGCCTAGGCATTCCCCATACGCCCTTATTTAGCTTATGTGCTTTTACCTAATTTGCTCAAATCTTGCTTTTGCCGATATGCAAAAACAACACTTTTATTATAATTGTTCTTTTGCACTTGCAATTCCTTGCAAGTACCTAATGTTCTCGTATTCTTTATTTCCCAATATGTCAATGAACGTGTGGCGAATCGCCACTGATAAATAATTATCAGTAGGCGTTTTGCCTGCAACACCCTTGTGATACATAATATATCCCAAGGCATTGCCTTGTGGAGAATAACGGAGTCGAACCGTTGAGGCTTCCCGATGTAAAATCGGGACGCTCCAGTCCCATAAAATGACTAAAACTCTATTTCAATTTGTAATGAACGTATCTTCCTAAGAAGAAAAAAAATGGTGGAGAATAACGGAGTCGAACCGTTGA
It encodes:
- a CDS encoding DUF4249 domain-containing protein, which produces MRALLNMGFFLMLLILSSCEEVVEVDLQESEPKLVVEASIIWEKESLGNNQYIILSSTTSFYNSENPPAEGANVIINSATEETYQFTEISPGIYENTNFKPELYKSYTLSINYKNEFYTASEKMIPVVDLENIEQTSNGGFNGNDIELKAYYSDPSEIKNYYLLKFFFENTSLQIYNDEFTNGNRTFAYFSDEDLKSGDQVNFEIQGVSERFYEYLYILSSQAGENNGGPFQTQPTTVRGNIVNTTTPENFAFGYFRLSQSDTLTYLVE
- a CDS encoding DUF6095 family protein is translated as MKHTNRELLGKGLKYLAGALPLTLLGPVVLYSAFHNKEHPYYIFVLIFGLLALVGAIILMFSGIKTIMKALFD
- a CDS encoding TonB-dependent receptor — encoded protein: MKKLFSAIFIFSFFFLQAQETFTINGVIKDVSSNETLYGVNILVSNLNSGVVTNEYGFYSIKLPPGTHTLTITYLGFKNEQVVLTITENATYNFSLTETSETLEEVVIIEDSERLNIRSAEMSVNKLGINTIQKLPVVFGEVDVIKSLLLLPGVSNAGEGSSGFNVRGGAVDQNLILLDEATIYNSSHLFGLFSVFNPDAIKNLKLYKGGIPSKYGGRVSSVLEIFQKDGNSKEFKANGGIGVISSRVLAEGPIIKDKGSFLIGGRSSYAHLFLKLSDNQNSAYFYDLNTKLSYRLDNNNTILFSGYFGRDVFNINESFKNTYGNAVFNLRWNHVLTDNIFTNLSLIYSDYYYGLTLDFVEFNWNSGIKNLNIKYGFDQYINDDFSLDYGMQNTYYEFNPGEIEPSTPTSGIIDYKLTKKYAFESALYISAKHEISENLSAEYGLRFSNFFRLGQSELNLYENNEAVVFNNDFKIYEKADPIGTKTLEKSKVEKYFWALEPRASLAYSFNNDQSVKLSYNRMIQYLHLITNTSSPTPLDIWSPSGKYIDPQVLDQFSVGYFQNLKNNNYSLEVESFYKYIKNRVNYIDGANLIANNAIEQVILPGKARAYGLELLLRKNKGRLTGWVAYTLSRSEQKTPGRTEMENGINNGNWYNTAYDKTHDISVTSSYQLNNTWELSSNFSYQTGLPTTFPTGQYRFEGFVIPVYAPRNSERLPAYHRLDIAATYTPTKNKGRKYQSSWNFGIYNIYARKNAVSLSFRNNDDTGQNEAVRLSLFGIIPSVTYNFKF
- a CDS encoding NADP-dependent isocitrate dehydrogenase; the encoded protein is MTQKSKIVYTKTDEAPMLATFSFLPIVRKFTKSSNIEIEAKDISLAARILAAFNDVLPESQKVSDSLKELGELVTKPEANIIKLPNISASEPQLEAAIKELQEKGFDLPNYPSEPKDEKERKIKQKYDKVKGSAVNPVLREGNSDRRAPRAVKNYAKENPHSMGKWESDSKTHVATMKSGDFFHNEKSLTFNHADVLSIELEGSNGQISILKENLKVLDGEIIDATVMSKSALISFLNEQIAGAKEKNVLFSLHMKATMMKVSDPIIFGHAVRTFFKDLFEKYNETFDEIGVNANSGLGDLLNALSDLSENKREEIEADLKEGFKNGPSLAMVNSDKGITNLHVPSDVIIDASMPAMIRTSGKMWNSKGALQDTKAVIPDSSYAGIYQATIDFCKKNGAFDPTTMGTVPNVGLMAQKAEEYGSHDKTFEIPSNGTVKVKNSKGEVIIEHSVEEGDIWRMCQVKDAPIRDWVKLAVSRAKSSGMPAIFWLDKNRSHDAEVIKKVKKYLTEATTEGLDIQIMAPFEATNYTLKRVKEGKDTISVSGNVLRDYLTDLFPILELGTSAKMLSIVPLMNGGGLFETGAGGSAPKHIQQFLEEGHLRWDSLGEFLALAVSLEHLGEKFDNKKALILSETLDEATEEFLRNDKSPSRKVNELDNRGSHFYLALYWAQGLAAQNKDQSLKVEFSKIAEKLAINETKILQDLINAQGKKVDIDGYYYPNEDLTANAMRPSETLNNILQN